A window of the Henckelia pumila isolate YLH828 chromosome 3, ASM3356847v2, whole genome shotgun sequence genome harbors these coding sequences:
- the LOC140892112 gene encoding calcium-transporting ATPase 2, plasma membrane-type-like, which translates to MESLLSEKWDVKPKHASAEALQRWRDLCGLVKNPKRRFRFTANLSKRHEAAAMRKTNQEKLRIAVLVSKAAFQFIQGVQPGDYTVPKEVEAAGFQICADELGSIVEGHDVKRLKFHGGASGLAEKLATSSTDGLSTDAESLSRREEIYGINKFQESEIRSFWVFVWEALQDMTLMILGACAFISLIVGIATEGWPKGAHDGLGIVASILLVVFVTATSDYRQSLQFKDLDKEKKKITIQVTRNGYRQKMSIYELLPGDIVHLAIGDQVPADGLFLSGFSVLIDESSLTGESEPVMVSSENPFLLSGTKVQDGSCKMLVTTVGMRTQWGKLMATLSEGGDEETPLQVKLNGVATIIGKIGLIFAVVTFAVLVQKMVGRKWYEGTMFRWSGDNALELLEYFAIAVTIVVVAVPEGLPLAVTLSLAFAMKKMMNDKALVRNLAACETMGSATTICSDKTGTLTTNHMTVVKSCICMEVKNLSEPRTASALRSELPDAVVKTLLQSIFSNTGGEVVVNKKGKQEILGTPTETAILEFGLSLGGNFREERQAYKLVKVEPFNSTKKRMGVVLELPGQGLRAHTKGASEIILAACEKVLDSNGEVVPLDEASIRRLKETIDQFASEALRTLCLAYVELESGFSPNDAIPASGYTCIGIVGIKDPVRPGVRESVALCRSAGVTVRMVTGDNINTAKAIARECGILTDDGIAIEGPVFREKSMEELLELIPKIQVMARSSPLDKHTLVKHLRTTFNEVVAVTGDGTNDAPALHEADIGLAMGIAGTEVAKESADVIILDDNFSTIVTVAKWGRSVYVNIQKFVQFQLTVNIVALVVNFSSACLTGTAPLTAVQLLWVNMIMDTLGALALATEPPSDELMKRSPVGRKGNFINAVMWRNILGQSLYQFLVIWFLQACGKTMFMLHSCPDSDLILNTIIFNSFVFCQLFNEVNSREMEKIDVLEGILDNYVFASVLGSTVLFQIIIIEYLGTFANTTPLTFMQWFFSIFIGFLGMPIAVALKRIPLES; encoded by the exons ATGGAGAGTTTATTGAGTGAGAAATGGGACGTAAAGCCGAAGCATGCGTCGGCGGAGGCGTTGCAGCGCTGGAGGGATCTCTGTGGGCTGGTTAAGAACCCCAAGCGACGGTTCAGATTCACTGCTAATTTATCCAAGCGCCACGAGGCTGCTGCCATGCGCAAAACTAATCAg gAGAAGTTGAGAATTGCAGTACTTGTCTCAAAGGCTGCCTTCCAATTCATACAAG GTGTGCAGCCGGGTGATTACACTGTACCTAAGGAAGTTGAGGCTGCTGGTTTTCAGATTTGTGCTGATGAACTAGGGTCCATTGTCGAAGGTCACGATGTTAAAAGGCTAAAGTTTCATGGGGGGGCGTCTGGGCTTGCAGAAAAGCTCGCCACAAGCTCCACTGATGGGCTTTCTACTGATGCTGAATCTCTTAGTCGAAGAGAAGAGATTTATGGCATCAATAAGTTCCAAGAAAGCGAAATTCGGAGCTTTTGGGTGTTTGTTTGGGAAGCCCTTCAAGATATGACCCTCATGATTCTTGGCGCATGCGCATTTATTTCTTTGATAGTCGGCATTGCCACCGAGGGATGGCCTAAGGGAGCTCATGATGGACTCGGGATCGTTGCTAGTATTTTGTTGGTCGTCTTTGTAACAGCTACAAGTGATTATCGTCAGTCTTTGCAATTCAAGGATTTGGACaaggaaaagaagaaaattaCTATCCAAGTTACAAGAAATGGGTACAGACAGAAGATGTCGATCTATGAGCTTCTTCCAGGTGATATTGTTCACCTTGCAATTGGCGATCAAGTCCCTGCAGATGGCCTTTTTCTCTCAGGATTCTCTGTTTTGATCGACGAATCTAGTCTGACTGGAGAAAGTGAGCCAGTTATGGTTAGTTCCGAGAATCCATTTCTACTCTCTGGAACCAAGGTCCAAGATGGCTCATGCAAAATGCTTGTTACCACTGTTGGCATGAGAACTCAGTGGGGGAAGTTAATGGCGACACTAAGTGAAGGAGGGGATGAGGAAACACCATTGCAAGTTAAACTAAATGGGGTGGCGACTATTATTGGAAAGATAGGCCTCATTTTTGCTGTGGTGACTTTCGCTGTTTTAGTCCAAAAAATGGTTGGCCGTAAATGGTACGAGGGAACGATGTTTCGCTGGTCTGGAGACAATGCTTTGGAGTTATTAGAATACTTTGCCATTGCAGTTACCATTGTCGTTGTTGCAGTTCCTGAGGGGCTCCCTCTAGCTGTGACTTTGAGCCTTGCTTTTGCCATGAAAAAAATGATGAACGATAAAGCTCTTGTACGAAACTTGGCCGCCTGTGAAACCATGGGGTCGGCCACAACCATATGCAGTGACAAAACCGGGACATTGACGACTAATCACATGACAGTGGTGAAATCATGCATTTGTATGGAGGTCAAGAACCTGAGCGAACCAAGAACTGCATCTGCTCTACGTTCTGAGCTCCCCGACGCTGTAGTTAAAACCCTGTTGCAGTCGATTTTCAGCAATACTGGTGGAGAAGTGGTGGTTAACAAGAAAGGAAAACAAGAGATTTTGGGGACTCCCACTGAGACAGCTATCTTGGAGTTTGGACTATCTCTTGGAGGCAATTTTCGGGAAGAAAGACAAGCGTATAAGTTAGTGAAAGTCGAACCATTTAACTCCACAAAGAAGAGGATGGGTGTTGTGTTGGAGCTTCCAGGACAAGGCCTTAGAGCTCATACTAAAGGTGCTTCAGAGATTATTCTTGCTGCATGTGAAAAGGTGCTTGATTCAAATGGTGAAGTTGTCCCCCTCGATGAAGCATCCATTCGTCGTCTTAAAGAAACCATTGATCAGTTTGCTAGTGAGGCTCTGAGGACACTATGTCTTGCCTACGTAGAACTTGAAAGCGGGTTCTCCCCGAATGATGCTATACCAGCATCTGGTTATACTTGTATAGGGATTGTGGGAATCAAAGATCCTGTACGTCCCGGTGTTCGGGAATCCGTTGCACTTTGTCGTTCAGCTGGCGTGACTGTTCGGATGGTTACAGGAGATAACATCAACACTGCAAAGGCTATTGCGAGAGAGTGTGGGATATTGACTGATGATGGTATAGCCATTGAAGGTCCTGTATTTCGCGAAAAAAGTATGGAGGAATTGCTTGAATTGATTCCCAAGATTCAG GTTATGGCTCGGTCTTCGCCACTAGACAAGCACACATTGGTTAAGCACTTGAGAACAACATTTAATGAGGTTGTGGCAGTGACTGGTGATGGGACAAATGATGCTCCTGCACTACATGAAGCAGATATTGGACTTGCGATGGGAATTGCAGGAACTGAG GTAGCAAAAGAGAGTGCAGATGTCATAATTTTGGATGATAATTTCTCCACAATTGTGACAGTAGCTAAATGGGGACGCTCAGTTTACGTTAACATACAGAAGTTTGTGCAGTTCCAGCTGACTGTTAATATTGTTGCATTGGTCGTAAACTTCTCCTCTGCCTGCTTGACTG GTACTGCTCCTCTGACTGCTGTTCAACTTCTGTGGGTAAATATGATTATGGACACATTAGGTGCACTCGCACTCGCAACCGAGCCTCCTAGCGATGAACTGATGAAAAGGTCTCCTGTTGGAAGGAAGGGAAACTTCATTAACGCTGTTATGTGGAGGAACATCCTAGGACAATCTTTATATCAGTTTTTGGTCATATGGTTTCTTCAAGCTTGTGGAAAGACAATGTTCATGCTTCATAGTTGCCCTGATTCTGATTTGATCCTCAACACGATTATTTTCAACTCATTCGTTTTCTGTCAG CTCTTCAATGAGGTGAACTCCAGAGAAATGGAGAAAATTGATGTGCTCGAAGGAATTCTGGATAACTATGTTTTTGCATCAGTTCTTGGATCTACAGTGCTATTCCAGATCATAATCATTGAGTACCTTGGCACGTTTGCAAACACAACTCCACTTACCTTTATGCAATGGTTTTTCAGCATATTCATTGGATTCTTGGGCATGCCAATTGCTGTAGCCTTGAAGAGAATTCCTTTAGAGAGCTGA